A window from Drosophila subobscura isolate 14011-0131.10 chromosome O, UCBerk_Dsub_1.0, whole genome shotgun sequence encodes these proteins:
- the LOC117897112 gene encoding serine-rich adhesin for platelets isoform X4, translating to MAAINTVPKSIHLPLTSISSAPRVLMCSASVGSEGSVTLQLRDASALEAASASASAAAAASTKSATSAGGNGVTTLATSSTSALENALTIGYPDPEMLADVLGSIQTASLKNNHTITATTLSNSSTKSANGNHLNNPNKITITRRSVQSVSTSTNTTTIGSQSQSHSHSKTNTSYIKNCLIRSSSCSNTVTNVTTLAQIMSNSSTSSASSLLNQHNNNSNCSNSSNFSTASSVGSSISIGSNSSSNSNSNDSNSSTGGGHSLSFKSNGRHVPGHSGAVGGASTVATSTNTPGIGGIISIEAPRKNRPKLSSPTRHGPQQCQICCKIFGNASALAKHKLTHSDERKYICVLCSKAFKRQDHLNGHMMTHRNKKPYECKADGCGKSYCDARSLRRHSENHHAGAVTPSTSQSLSPTASSSGASNSSGVGVATSSLSLSPATASGDASSPDGATCIRTYISTGSSLVDAATGIALSDEQIKAMNLPIKTGMTLLSPTTSTSSSASSTASSSSQSSSPSTIASSAASGTVIASSPTITLSDGVSLEGEGLTREQLDLISKIMQQTKQTSAQVTVSSPTSVSSYKINTNSASSSSRPRTWNMQLLNSAQNVTLHVEDGTDLVASSSNSPVEIKEEDLGQQQLVASANPHLLVKLDKPVECNLCHRKFKNIPALNGHMRLHGGYFKKDPETKRSEKKDSSGPPLQTASIGVRALIEEKIISKRKDMNKHLLFPQGAFVVPAPPHSSSSSTTTNTLRRSISDLESFLNPKSSSSAFTQTLSTSTATTTAVLPAATTIKSSNGLSIQQIGLPQSIEIFSGGQKQSKTLSLGSGTNTITITTNNVPTTTTMSALTALKAGGTISGISAATNTDPKDSTLIELLKRGTRIAVTSKKAQSQSTQSGTNVLMTSSQNGSGSGLGAVTELTTIGGSHIQTVGRQIITNNNRTVIIPSDVQVVATKSKLSSLSSLTGSLIKTSSSVNTSCSSGSISLADDTPLSLNIAPSQEGQVGSGTGGVITSGGGGVYTVTYTSDGTDLFDDAEVYNVSDTEMLLQTVDSMELLNDEEDVAQIKSEHSEDFALLSDAGDSVHTQLVKLEPDTGNANGSSSTTTTNTNTTPLPTFQQFHSKELIMQNSSQIQAIASMRGSILPSPLHSPLAYPTPPSSHENMAQSSPFIEDAAAQFVDASNTFFGDKTDFSHIYFKTDDGQPIEQLNENDTEKILKLKSVLEESSFDPSIKVEDLLNGTEDDTECDLREFAETNLSFLDEDQEFLNDSRNATSPLSESFFTSGIGSAEDVKQVLREVLPDENMQLQLTSEEQGENIIDLYYLPGLGLQSQMMNNSEDPMLSSSPREFGLQRQMGQIQATTMPQPMEQQLQTTAIYQQQDSQMQQQPQPQQQIQLQQQQPQQILVPQQSLGQAVSMQTQAGQQQTEFMLPLVGGHGFAAVSSQTQYLDNSQSTMTLQPLNSLLQPLLYGAGANGTPTTGTASVLTTDCQMNPNQGQTNALDASLIFSCGATATNGNGKSLLATLPTAVPTPVVIATPPNVSNLQPLSNQTNSILKRRLRSNAPQETQKFSKFHTLSPHRSKLRKPSRTHYTPAPILNPDRKGTGLYCIVRKQQGQGIFDAFEDDFGDPVGLVDFSDESKVNLGSAYQAQIPCCKPFEEASNDPMGAEMMWNPEVQEDDKILMRYIDLSKSSAVPMGSHSEEVALHTLLKSQGNSAAAVLTLLQTQSSAFQMKWTAFELEQFLRGLEKHGKDFGKIASELRTKSSGECVQMYYFWKKLCVDYKVSHLKMEPVTHIVPPVEKPYVCEIADCSASLQ from the exons ATGGCAGCCATAAATACG GTACCAAAGAGCATACACCTGCCTTTGACAAGTATCAGCAGCGCGCCTCGCGTGTTGATGTGCAGCGCCTCTGTGGGCTCTGAGGGATCCGTAACATTGCAACTGAGAGATGCCAGCGCCTTGGaggcagcatcagcttcagcatcagcagcagcagcagcgagtacGAAATCTGCCACATCAGCAGGGGGGAATGGCGTTACAACGCTTGCCACGTCCTCAACGTCGGCACTAGAGAATGCTTTGACGATCGGGTATCCGGATCCGGAAATGCTGGCAGATGTCTTGGGCAGCATACAGACAGCCT CTCTGAAGAACAACCACACAATCACAGCCACAACTTTAAGCAATAGCTCAACGAAATCGGCTAATGGCAATCATCTGAATAATCCCAACAAAATAACCATAACTAGGCGTAGTGTGCAGTCCGTCAGCACATCCACGAACACCACTACAATcggcagccagagccagagccacagccacagcaagacAAATACCAGCTACATTAAGAACTGTTTgattcgcagcagcagctgcagcaacacgGTCACCAATGTCACGACGCTGGCGCAGATtatgagcaacagcagcaccagcagcgcaTCCAGTCTCCTCAatcagcacaacaacaacagcaactgcagcaacagcagtaacTTCAGCACCGCCTCATCCGTGGGCAGTAGCATCAGCATcggtagcaacagcagcagcaacagcaacagtaacgatagcaacagcagcaccggcGGCGGGCATAGCCTGTCCTTTAAGAGCAATGGTAGACATGTTCCTGGACACAGTGGGGCAGTGGGTGGTGCGAGCACAGTAGCCACAAGCACTAATACCCCTGGCATTGgtggcatcatcagcatcgaAGCACCGCGCAAGAATCGCCCCAAATTATCCTCTCCAACGCGACACGGACCACAGCAGTGTCAG ATTTGTTGCAAGATCTTTGGAAATGCCTCGGCGCTGGCCAAGCACAAACTGACGCACAGCGACGAAcggaaatatatttgtgtgctCTGCTCGAAGGCATTCAAGCGGCAAGATCACTT AAACGGACACATGATGACTCATCGGAACAAGAAGCCTTACGAGTGTAAGGCGGATGGCTGCGGCAAGTCCTACTGCGATGCCCGCTCCCTGCGCAGGCACTCGGAGAACCATCATGCGGGCGCAGTCACTCCCAGCACCAGTCAATCGCTCTCTCCCACAGCCAGCTCGAGCGGggcgagcaacagcagcggcgtcGGAGTGGCCACCAGTTCGCTGAGTCTCTCGCCGGCGACGGCCAGCGGGGATGCCAGCTCTCCGGATGGTGCCACGTGCATTCGAACGTACATTTCCACGGGCAGCTCTTTGGTGGATGCCGCTACGGGAATCGCTCTGTCGGATGAACAAATCAAGGCCATGAACTTGCCCATCAAGACGGGCATGACGCTTCTGTCGCCCACCACCTCCACATCCTCGAGTGCATCCTCCacagcatcgtcgtcgtcacaGTCCTCTTCCCCGTCGACCATCGCGTCTTCGGCGGCCAGTGGCACCGTGATAGCCAGCTCACCCACCATCACGCTCAGCGATGGCGTCAGTCTCGAGGGTGAGGGTCTGACCCGGGAGCAGCTCGATCTCATCAGCAAGATCATGCAACAGACGAAGCAGACGAGTGCCCAGGTGACCGTCTCCTCGCCCACCAGCGTCAGCTCCTACAAAATCAACACAAACTCGGCGTCGTCATCGTCCAGGCCCCGTACCTGGAACATGCAATTG CTCAACAGCGCCCAGAATGTGACCCTTCATGTGGAAGATGGCACCGATCTGGTTGCTTCTTCCTCAAACTCTCCAGTTGAGATCAAAGAGGAAGACttgggccagcagcaacttGTGGCCAGCGCCAATCCCCACCTGCTCGTGAAGCTCGATAAGCCAGTCGAGTGCAATCTCTGTCACCGTAAGTTCAAAAACATACCCGCCCTCAATGGGCACATGCGCCTGCACGGCGGCTACTTCAAGAAGGATCCAGAAACGAAGCGCAGCGAGAAGAAGGACTCCAGCGGTCCACCCCTGCAGACGGCCAGCATTGGAGTTCGTGCCCTGATCGAGGAAAAGATCATTAGCAAGCGCAAGGACATGAACAAG CATCTCCTCTTTCCTCAGGGCGCCTTTGTGGTACCCGCACCACCgcacagcagtagcagcagcaccaccaccaataCCCTTCGACGATCGATCAGCGACCTGGAGAGCTTCCTCAATCCGAAGAGCAGCTCTAGTGCATTCACCCAAACGCTCTCCACCAGCACGGCCACCACCACGGCAGTACTGCCGGCGGCCACAACAATCAAGAGCAGCAACGGCCTCAGCATACAACAGATCGGACTGCCCCAGAGCATTGAGATCTTCAGTGGAGGTCAAAAGCAGTCAAAGACCCTCAGTCTGGGCAGTGGCACCAATACGATCACAATCACCACCAACAATGTGCCCACAACCACGACGATGAGTGCTCTGACCGCTCTGAAGGCAGGCGGAACCATTAGCGGCATATCCGCTGCCACGAATACGGATCCCAAGGACTCCACCCTGATCGAGCTGCTGAAGCGGGGCACACGCATTGCGGTCACCTCCAAGAAGGCCCAATCCCAGTCAACCCAAAGCGGCACGAATGTGCTGATGACGAGTAGCCAAAATGGCTCAGGATCGGGACTGGGAGCTGTCACAGAGCTCACAACCATCGGGGGAAGCCATATACAGACGGTCGGGCGGCAGATCatcaccaacaacaatcgcacCGTGATTATACCCTCCGATGTCCAGGTGGTGGCCACCAAGAGCAAACTGAGCAGCCTGTCCAGCCTCACGGGAAGCCTGATTAAGACTAGCAGCAGCGTGAATACATCCTGTTCGTCTGGGAGCATCTCCTTGGCCGATGACACACCTCTCTCGCTAAACATCGCCCCCAGTCAGGAGGGGCAAGTCGGCAGTGGGACCGGGGGAGTGATCACGAGCGGGGGAGGCGGAGTGTACACCGTCACCTATACCAGCGATGGCACCGATCTGTTCGACGATGCAGAGGTATACAACGTGTCCGACACGGAGATGCTCCTACAGACTGTGGACTCCATGGAGCTGCTGAACGACGAAGAGGACGTGGCGCAGATCAAGAGCGAACATTCCGAGGACTTTGCCCTGCTCAGCGATGCCGGCGATAGTGTGCACACACAGCTGGTCAAGCTAGAGCCGGACACTGGCAACGCCAAtggctccagcagcaccaccaccacaaatACCAACACCACACCGCTGCCCACCTTCCAGCAATTCCATTCCAAGGAGCTCATCATGCAGAACAGCTCCCAGATTCAGGCAATAGCCAGCATGCGCGGCAGCATCCTgccctctccactccactcgccGTTGGCCTATCCGACGCCACCCTCCAGTCACGAGAACATGGCCCAGTCGTCGCCTTTCATTGAGGATGCGGCCGCCCAGTTCGTGGACGCCAGCAACACCTTCTTCGGAGACAAGACGGACTTCTCGCACATCTACTTCAAGACCGACGATGGCCAGCCCATCGAACAGCTAAACGAGAACGATACCGAGAAGATCCTGAAGCTGAAGTCGGTGCTGGAGGAGAGCAGCTTCGATCCCTCCATCAAGGTGGAAGACTTGCTGAATGGCACGGAAGATGACACCGAGTGCGATCTGCGGGAGTTTGCAGAGACGAATCTGTCGTTCCTGGACGAGGACCAGGAGTTCCTCAACGATTCACGCAATGCCACCTCCCCGTTGTCAGAGTCATTCTTTACCAGCGGCATTGGTTCTGCGGAGGATGTGAAGCAGGTGCTGCGTGAAGTGCTGCCCGACGAGAatatgcagctgcagctgaccaGTGAGGAGCAGGGCGAGAACATCATTGATCTCTACTATTTGCCGGGCCTGGGACTGCAGTCCCAGATGATGAACAACTCGGAGGACCCGATGCTCTCCTCCTCGCCACGCGAATTTGGTCTGCAGCGTCAGATGGGACAGATCCAGGCCACAACAATGCCACAGccgatggagcagcagcttcaaaCCACGGCCATCTATCAGCAGCAAGACTcacaaatgcaacagcagccacagccacagcaacagatacagctacagcagcagcagccgcaacagatTCTGGTCCCCCAACAATCTCTGGGCCAAGCGGTGTCCATGCAGACTcaggcaggccagcagcagacagaatTTATGCTGCCACTGGTGGGTGGTCATGGCTTTGCGGCGGTTAGCAGCCAGACCCAGTACCTGGATAACAGTCAGAGCACCATGACACTGCAGCCTCTCAACAGCCTGCTCCAGCCCCTGCTCTATGGAGCTGGCGCAAATGGCACACCCACCACAGGCACTGCGTCAGTTCTCACCACCGATTGCCAGATGAACCCCAATCAAGGTCAGACCAACGCTCTCGATGCCAGCCTCATTTTTTCGTGCGGCGCCACAGCGACTAATGGCAATGGAAAGTCCCTGCTGGCCACCCTGCCCACAGCGGTGCCCACACCAGTGGTGATTGCCACCCCGCCCAACGTATCCAATCTGCAGCCGCTGTCGAATCAAACCAATTCCATACTGAAGCGTCGTTTGCGCTCGAATGCTCCCCAGGAGACGCAGAAGTTCTCCAAGTTCCACACCCTGTCGCCACACCGCTCCAAGCTGCGGAAACCCTCGCGCACACACTATACGCCGGCTCCCATCCTGAATCCGGACCGCAAGGGAACAGGTCTGTATTGTATTGTGCGTAagcagcagggccagggcaTATTCGATGCCTTCGAGGATGACTTCGGCGATCCGGTGGGCCTGGTAGACTTCTCGGACGAGTCAAAGGTTAACCTCGGCTCGGCGTATCAGGCACAGATACCCTGCTGCAAGCCTTTCGAGGAGGCCAGCAATGATCCCATGGGTGCGGAGATGATGTGGAACCCCGAGGTGCAGGAGGACGATAAAATCCTGATGCGTTACATAGATCTCAGCAAATCATCGGCCGTGCCAATGGGCAGTCATTCCGAGGAGGTGGCCCTCCACACGCTGCTCAAGTCCCAGGGCAattcggcggcggcggtgctgACCCTCCTCCAGACGCAATCCAGTGCATTTCAAATGAAGTGGACCGCCTTCGAGCTGGAGCAGTTCCTGCGTGGTCTGGAGAAGCATGGCAAGGACTTTGGCAAGATTGCTAGCGAG CTTCGCACAAAATCCTCGGGGGAGTGTGTGCAAATGTATTATTTCTGGAAGAAGCTCTGCGTGGACTATAAGGTATCGCACTTGAAGATGGAGCCAGTGACCCACATCGTACCCCCCGTGGAGAAGCCCTATGTTTGCGAGATTGCAGACTGTTCAGCG AGTCTTCAATAA